TACATCACTCCAGCTTAATAACCTGttatagatgttttttttttttttaaccagtatttGTTGCCATCTAACATGTCAGCATTACTAGTGAGCGAGCTTAGAGAGATTTAGTTCCAAAGTCAGTTTTGCCTAATCTTGTAACATCAGTAACAAGGCTTCTTTGAATCAAtccatcaaacaaacaaactaataaaaaacaaatgcagttaTGTTTTCATTCCAGGGCACAAATCTCTTCCTCGTTGAAAAGACCATAATGATCAAACTGCTTCAAATCCCCAGTCTAACTGAAATGGGTCTCTTCAGTATATAAATCTTACACAAATTTAAGTTTTAGACATGAAGACCACTGAAACGTCGCTGTTCAAAGTCACACCAAACTCCTATCATAATGAGTCCATAAGCTGTACATGTACAATACTTGCATGACCTTACTTGAGCAATTTTCAATTCCTGTCCAGACACCTTCATCACAGGTCACAGTGAAttgtttgctgctgtttctgcatcTGTAACGGACTTCTTCACCATCATTGTAGAGCCACCTGCCATTGGAGGCAATGTCTGCATTTTCAATGTCCTGCCGTTCGCAGCGTGTCCCTGAAAACAAATGATCGGAACTGAAGTCAATCACATTAGTGGATAAAAGCACATTTATAATTCCACAAATCCATTGCTCTCTCTGCTCACGCGACCAATACTGTGGCCctgcgaggaaaaaaaaagtcatactTTGAGCACACAGCTACTGGCATTGGCGTCGTGCTCGAGGAAGTTTCATCTGCTTTCTCACGAGAAGAATTTCTGCTCACCAGCAGATAATCTGTTTGACAGTAAGTGGGCAGAGCCAGTCAGCTTTGTACCTGTAAATGTAACTGGCTACTGTCCTCGTTTCTTGTGATTGACTGTTGTCTGTTATTaggatttttcacatttcatctctGAGCTTATTCCActaagtaatcagattactctgtTGACtagtaaacacagcagcaatTTATTTCAGCAAGTAAACACGTCAGCAGTGTGACTGCAGgaagcagggttttttttttccaatcatgCAACGCAATACAAAGTCACAAAaccaaagttaaaaaaacaaccactAATGAATGAATAAGTAAAATACACAAAGCTTTGACATACAAACTGCATTCCACACATGCAATAAATGTAGAATTATTAATTATTAGTTATTTTGtgaatgctgtaaagcactttgtgttgcttttaattATTATGAAAGGTGCCTGACGAATTAAGGTTAACTAAAGTTtggaagtgttttcaacctgttttcaATCACAAGACATGCGGACCATGGTCAATTACATTTAAGATACAATGAAGATTTTTTGCTCGTGACAGGGCAAGTGAAACTACCACGAGCAGGACAGCAATGCCAGTGGATTTGCCCTCAAAGCATgattttttcctgcaggatcaCAATATTGCTTGTGTGGGCAGAGATATTCATGTGTGTGAGCGCTGTGTAAGCCTTTGCAAAAGTAATTTGTTGACatatttctttggttttttttttgacacacaTGCACGGATCTCCTTTGTAAAAGTGTGCATCCCACACATGCTTTTGAATTTTGATTACAGGGCCTCCCATTAAAGTTTTGCCATGCACTAACTGGGAGGAGGCTCTCACATGGCTCATGCTCTTCCAAAGAGGTTTTATCTCTCTGTTGATCTGGGTACAGCTTGGAGTCTCCCCGTGAAGTTGAAAGGGTTCATGAGGTCTAAGTTTATTTGCGTTCTATAGTATTACCATGAACCCAGGTGGACCGAGCAggaaaaaacttttatttttctttcttcctttttcagtttttattcttaagtttttattcttcacctTTTCTGTGATTCTTCAGCTTTCAATTCTTTTGTGTTAGAATTATACAAAGGTTTATCACAACCTTGTCTAGTCAAAAATCAGCTGGTAGAAATGTTAATTTATTGCTCTTATGTTTATAACACTGCATTTGTAAAGAGACATGGTACTTAAGAGTTTCAGATCTTGTGCACTTGTAAAAGATATTCAGTAAAATTTTCCTAGAAATACTAAATACAAAATGTCATGATATTGGATGTGTCCAGTGAGGTGTAGCCAGCTGAGGTTGCTCAGGCATGTGTTTAGGATGCCTCATGGAAACCTCAATAAGGGGGTGTTCACTGGCATGTCCCACCGGTAGGAcgccccggggaagacccaggacatgctggagagactgtctctCAGCTGACCTAGGAAcacctcgggatcctcccagaagaacGGGAGGAGTCTGGGGATAAGGAAGTCTGGACATCTCTACTCAGACTGCAGCCCCTGCCATCTGGTCTCAGCAAAGTGGTTGAAAACAGATGGATCGATGGATGGATAAAATTCAGCTATATAATCAGTAAGACAGGAAGTAAGAATTTAACTTCACAATACCGTGACAAAGGGGTTTTGGTGTCCATCCATTCCTGGTGCATGTGGCCTGAGTGGCACCATTTGTACTCTTATAGCCCCTCTTACAGGCATAAGATGCAGTGTCCCCAAGTTTTTTCTGGTGCCAGTAATAGACGCCCCAGTAAGACACAAACTGGTCTCGCTGATTGGAACATATAACCTctatattcagaaaaaaaaaacacgttttaCTACTTAATCAGAAATAACAGTCAGTATGAGTCAGAGAAAGACACAATAACCTCAAAATGCATCTGACTCTGAAGatctttattgatttatttttttaccttgaCATACTGGTCTGATATTCCACTCCCCATCTCCTTTGCAAGTGGCCTCTGTGAAGGTTTTGTCAGTCCTCTCAATCCAATATGTACTCCCACAGGTGACCGTCACAGTTTCTCCCGGGAAGAATACACTTTTAAAAGCAGGTTCATATGTAGTCCCTCTGAGCGGTGGCAGTGGCAGATGACATcttatttctgtatttgttcGAGAAAAAAATTCACTCCATTAGTGACATGattaatataatttaaatagaGATTAAAGTCATCCAGAATATTGTAATTCAGTGTGAAGCAACCGATGAATCAGAAAATATTCTTACGTTCACACATCGGTGTTGGAATCCAATCTGCTATTTGCCccactttggtgcattttgaAGGAATTCCATTTGCTACTTTAAACTGTTCATCACACCTATAATTCAGTATTTCATTTTCTCCATACTCTGTGGCATCTCCAAGTACACGACCGTTTTCAATGACTGGTGGACTGCATGTGATTGCTgttaaaataacacacacacacacacacacacacacacacacacacacacacacacacacacacacacacacacacattattgcatgttatttcactttatttatgCACCCATACAACGATGCTGACAGCTGCCTCGGCAGATGCTCGCACACCATCAGGAGTGACCTGGGGTACTCAGACAGGGTGAGATAAAGGAGGAGACCTCCAACTTTGAGACTGTGAGACCAACAACAAATTGAAGGTGGAGCTGGCCTGCTAGCAGTGATGAGAGTAAAGGTGATCAAATAAATGGCATTACCAATGTCATTACTATTTTAAGTCATGAGTAATCTAACTAATAACTTTTCCCAGCTTACAACGCCATTACCCTTACTGACAATATTATGAGCCATGGTTTTGTTACTATTGTTCACTGCTTTCGGcttggtttttttctctgttggaaTCCATCTGAGCTGGCGGGACGTAAAGTTTGTGTACAGTAAGAAGGAACTGTGTTGATAGAAAGTGCATCACGTGACGACAGGGCCACGACTCCTGTCACCCACCTCATTACGCTCAGAATGTAATAATGCCGATTTCACTGGCAGAACTTTTGGCCTTATGGTGagtgaaaacagctttttttaatgagcCAAAAATGGCTTCCCCCCAAAGTtctgagtgaaatgaaatgattatCACTGTCTTAGTAAAAAGAACCAGTGGTAGACCTGGCCAGGtgtcaacacacaaacacctctGCAGTGAGTGCACGTATATGAAAAGgcattcatcaattttacattttctgatcaactttttcattttttatgcaTTTAGCTGAGATGAAACAATGTAATTACGCGAAAAGCCTAATTTACAACACAACAATCACAACAGAGTCATAATCAATACAGAGCAGTTTGCTCAACTTATGAAATCATTcatattgtatttttgtttgtagaTTGTTGCCAATATTGCCCAACAGGAAGAGTTCACTTGAAGCACAGTATGTTCAAAAGAGTCCAGTTTTCTGTAGAACAGCTGATATGTGTTATTACACAGAGAAACGTCTTCACCTCCTATCCTCAACACTTATCTCACTGATAAAACTGAGGAGCTCATTCTATTAGTGCTGCTGcatggttttttgttttttaattttaccaaGTTTTTGTTATATGGTATCCTTATTTTCTCAGTTGCAAGCTGAATAATTAGAATTGATGTGCCTGACAGAGACAAAACATTTAGTAACCCAAAGTGCGGTATATAATGATCATTACTGGTTCACACTGATACTGACGTACACCTGCAGTCAGATGAGGTACAGTAACTTTATGTTTGTTCTTACTGACAGACTTTTGACCATGCCACCAGCTATTTGAGTTGCCCCAGCCCTTATAAAGACCTGGTAAATCCACCCCATTGGTCTTGTGCTCAGGTCTATGGACTGGGCTCCTGTCACTCAGAAAATGGgacttaaaataaaatgacgTACTGGTCAACAAATCTCTGAACTGTTTgcattttttgattgattgattgattttatttgtttcattctttttttaaaagaaagaaatgaaaaggaacagaaagaagtgagacttatgatgtctgcccctatcaacataaaataaatgacaatttgtcaagatttgttaacatatcacaaaaaaaaaaacaaaattcaatacaaacatttcacttaatcaaaatataaatacgaaaatttcacaaataattgcagatcaaatacaaccatttcccaagtgtaaatacaaaagaaaaaaaaaaaaccttaatgaaatattttcaaaagaaacaatcattctaagtttgaccattctttaaaacagagtcgtaccctcccaataactgtgcttttaaacatttcttgaagatgtgaatggactgagacctcttaatttcactgtcaagtttattccataaactgattccttttgttgtgatgcatctttctttcaatttggttcttgattccggtcgtttgaaaacttcagtgcctcttaatctatattgactgtctcgctttgcaaatctattctgtaaattaaatggtaattttttccggtgagctttatacattgttttaagaaggttgagttctaccaattctttcatttttaaggatttcaattttataaatattgggttagtgtggtctctctaaccacttccattcaccacacgaatcgctcgtttctgtatgaggaagagtggttcaatcTTGTCATCTTCTGCCACATTATGGTGACAAAAAAGTGACACTTAGCCCAGCTTCAAGACACGGAAATTGAAAACAGAATGAACACAGCAGTGTATTAATCTGAGAAAAGAGGCAAACTGACCACTGCAGGATCCTCGGCGGACTGCCAGCCAGCCCTCGCTTGTGCACACATATTTTATGATGAGCTCTGGCCAGTGGCCCAGATCACAGGTGAAGTGAACCATGTCTCCTTCACGATACTCATCTCTTCTGGTCTCCTCTGCCACGTGAGCGTGAGGAACTTCTGGCAGTGTAGCGCACGCTGAGGAGCAGACAAATTTGATCTCAGGtgattgaaaacacacaatgacatCGGGAGCTTCTGGAGTCTTTCAGAAGTTGTAGCCTGAGTAACGAtctaaaaagaaacaaacatttttcgaaatttcacaaaacaaaaaggagaaaatgtttCCAAGCACAGGCTCTGCTGCACAACAGCTGCTAAAACAAAGTCTTGTAGCAAGTAGCATGAAGTTACTGAACTCACAGTAGCACGTTCCCCGACGAATCACCAGCCAGCCTTCACTGGTGCATACATATTTAGAGGTTAGGTCTGCTATGTAGCCTGCGTCACACGAGAAGTGGATCACGTCTCCTTCTTGATACTCAGACTTTTTGGTTCCCTCTGATACATGGCTGTGAGGAATGTCTGGGACCTTTGAacacactgagagagaaaacCCATTTAGAAAGAAGTGGTGTTTAATTACTAACACAAAGAGataaacaaactgaagcagtttatctatctatctatctatctatctatctatctatctatctatctatctatctatctatctatctatctatctatctaacacacatgcatgtactTAAAGAAGATTTCATGTGTATATGTtctgaaaatatgaaattagGCTTGAAATCTGTTGTTCATACTCTCCCTGTGTACTCTCTGTTTGACTGCACTTGAACCAAAAactcattgtttgtttttcctcaatcaatccaggcagtccGACTGTCacagataaagaaataaaatagtTCATCTCACCATCCAGCGACAGAGAAACATCCACAGTTGCCCACAGTTGGAGGGACAGAAGGAAAGCTGTCAGTTTCATATTTTCTAAGTCAAATTTCAGTTAACTTCTTTTACTGTCAGGTTTGAATCCTGAAGTTGAAAAAGAGGAGATGCAAACATGGACTTCCCCTGGGGAAAGAACAACACGCCCTCTGCACCCTGAATTCAATCCAAACTTCATGTAGACAACAACACTCTCTCATTATCTTTTACAGCCCTTAtccagaaaataacatttagtATCATCAATAGGGATGCGAATTGAtaagaatttagcgattccAATTCTGTTATCGATACTGGTTTTTGATACGATTCCTTATCGATTCTCTTATCAATTCTCACTGAGTGACCAATGAAATAATATAAATGGGTGTTGGCATTAATTCTTTAATACCTttatcctgaacagaagaaaaaaaatccattcaacTTGTTGTGCAGTCTCATCAAAAAGAGAAATTAGTTTAAagggattacagtcaggtcggcaccaatccaagtcggccctggccaacttgGCACCGCCCctgggatacagtcaagtcggcatcaagccaagtcggcctttttttttaatcacgatgccgACTGCAgtgcgacgatttgcacagtttttttcgtgccggctgcgccacttctcctcacgtagcaggcgggggactggaggacaaactgtgtgattatggtgactgacaggttagaggtggagaatgtacctggagcttcatgtttgacgtcttgtttgaaccgagtagcttagctacgagcgcgcagtgcgagcggctgtctggtcatgtgaccagatcatgtgaccaggcggcttTTTATTAATCCAGTCGCCTTTCATTATaattataactgtgcaaatcctGAAGGCAATGCCAGCTGCGACGCAATGATTTGCACAGGTTTgtaattataatgcaggcgactggtttagTCAAatgccgcctggtcacatgatctggtcacatgaccagacaacCGCTCGCGCtacgcgctcgtagctaagctactcggttcaaacagatcgtcaaataactgtgcaaatcgtcgcgccgcagctggcatcgtgattaaaaaaaagaggcttttggccgagttggtaagcagcttacagtcaagtcagcaccgaccaactcggccacttgagagccccccccgcgaggccgacttggctttgatgccaacttgactgtatcccgggggcggtgccgagttggccagggccgactttgattggtgccgacctgagtGTATCCCAGTTTAAAGgagctatatcatgcaaaatccacttttttaaggttttaagcatgccacaaagttgatttccctttgaaaccacccccaaaatgttatttgccttcgtccacgcatgtctgagtaatctctttcagtctgctgctctctacagcagcccctcccttcaggtagaaaacagctcatttgaaagtcttcaaacctaagtacgtcacaaaagttgaactcctccccaccactcttctcccaccccaaccccgcgcagacaacatgcccactctcctctgaccagcacgcagctgattaGCATTTCCcactgagccccccccccccaatcagcgttgccgctttttgtatctctgattacggagataaactttaaccatcgtctgaaagcaacaatcaaacaagagcaagagtctcaagggtctgcgcttggtgagtttctaacaggaaaagatgttttcgcggtTCTTTGcttgtagagaagctaaagctcaAGAGGGGTGGAGAGGGGGTGGAGAAGCTAatgcatgacgtatttgttttgaagctccgattggttgaagtacgctgtcagtcaaagtccacacggggagaggcgggattttcagtgaaacagagcgttttctcttccgggtatcagaattagccccagaaaatctttaatttcacacaaaataacttttacttagcaccaaaaataaactattaccatgttaatgtcaataatggggtttggacgagctaaaaaagcatgatacaggccctttaaacACTCCTCAAGACTCAAGAGGCCCAATGGCCCTATGCAGAGTTTCTGTATCTTACAAGATACAAAGCAGCTCAGGAAAATCactaaaaaagcaggaaaatatAATACAACATCTAAATCTATTTACAGTGTTTTGCATTCAACTTGATCCTAACTTGCTTTGGACACAAACAAAGAATGCTTCTGCAAAAATTGAACACTGGcagatttgcagtttttctgcagaaaaactTTGGAGAGCTTCTTCCTTGAAGCCATGTTGGAAAGCTCAAAGGCAAATTACGCATGGCTCAGGCGGGATGCCAGTGGATGTGTGTCCGATCCGGCTCCGGTATGGAATTATCGCAGCATGGTGCATCTGCGCCTGCTCAAgtaggttgccagatctgtcggtCTTTCAGCCCAAACATAATGTTAAACCTGttcaacaatagaaagcagcctgAATCTCCATCTCTTtagaaaatgcacgttaaaaccataaaaaccgTATTTGCATAATAAAAGTCACGTCACAATCAAAGAACCATTTCAATTAACCACCCGATGTGTTCAAAAGAACCCTGATTTAGCAAaaacccgtccaatctggcaacacaaaccTGCTCTAGTGATAgatctgtttttttgtgaaattatgGTGTcttttgactttcctacaatgactAAGTACAAAAGCGTTTGTTATTTTAACGCGTATAATGACTTTCTGGACTACCGGACAGGCCCCTTAGCGGCACTGGAGCCACCCACAGCCGTACTGTGGCTGGTGTGAGCCCTGCGTGAGACCAGCGTTATGCTCCGCGCATGTTACAGCATCATGTGGAACCGATAAGCGGAATCGTCAGTGAGACAtaagcccctttcacactggccaaaaacccgtttaaacccgctaataaccggctcctcatggcagtgtgaaagggtttaacCGGCATTTAGACCCGGGTCTTTCAatcctgcaatcgacccggatTTTAATCGGGTCGCTGctatcggcttttagtgggagggataCATCCGAGAACTTACaagatgacgtcgacgcagcgtggctacattagcgcgctagttgttgtttctggacaaagcgtgagatatccttcatcaagatgacccagcattggcaagatagtgagaccagagagcttctcttgatccgcggggaagaggagattcgtctacaggtaaaagggactgtgttccgctgcattgtttaatttcctttttgctcagtcgcgctgatgatgtcatcaacgtgggacaccatcagcgcggaaAAACGCAGCGATGCGGCTCGCCCGCAGACGGCTAGACCCgcgtctgcaggcagtgggaaaggagtcttaagccgattgttagcgggtcgaaaacacgggttgacccgctagttgcagtgggaaaggggtgaTACAAAAAATTGGATATCGAGTCACTGGGAACCAATTCTACTAAAGAATTGGTTCTCGATTCTCATCGCTACTCAACAATACAGAAAATGTACTTCCTCGGGGTAACTTCCTCCTTTCTTCCAGGCTCCTTACCATACATTTCCCTCATTagaactttttttccccttgttttaaaatgaagtcCAGAAATTTTGATCGAGTTGCTCTCCGCCAAGCGCAGTTACCTCCCGCGGTACCCAACCTCTTAAGGAAGTGCTAGGTCCCCCCTGGGTAGTGCTAAAAGAAGTTGTCTGAGCTTAGGGCTAGCAACCCTATCTCGTAAAAAGTCAACTTGCTACGGAACCAGCTCAAATTAACAATCTGCAGATCCAGTGAATGGAAGTCATGACGTCAGAAGATGGCTGGAGGAGATTAGCTGCCCAATACTCCGAACGGAGTTGGAGGAACTAAGTCTAAGTAAGTAAGTGCTCTCCGTTCAGACAATTAGGTTTAATGCACCAAGCTTCTCAATCGATATAAAGTTATAAATAACTACTAAATGTTTCAAACATTCTGGGCTCTATTTAAATGATGCAATACAGAAAGACAAAGGACCGCACAGGTTGTGCAGTGGTTATTTTGACAGGTGCAACACATGCAAAGCCaatattcttatttttgttGACTGATCAGCTTCGCTTGCACCAGGAGGGTGTGGCCACACACCAGGGGGAGGTGTCAACAGACTCAGCCTTGTACAGTGACAGTTTCGGCCCAAAAGAGTCCAGTTTGGCTGCGTGCAACAGTCTAATGAGGCTGGACCAGTAGAGGAGGGATGGTGCTCTATGTCACGGAGCTGGGTTTCCATGCCCTTGAGCCAGGCATTCAGAGTTTGCAGCTGCCTCTCCGGCATCTGGCTTTGTAAGCAGACCTGTCTCTCCCAGCATCCCCCCGCATCTGTCCCACGAGGAGCTGTCTCCCtgcgtcctccacctccttggTCCCAgggccgcctcctcctgctgctcggttTAATGGAATGACATTGGGCACAGAAGCTGGTTATATTGTAAATAAACAGTTAATCAAACACTTTCACAGCTTTGGTTTTGTCCGGTTAGTTGTTGGGGGTGCTGTGCGTCGGTCCTCCTGTCCTGGCTGGCTGAGGGGGCTCCCCACCTTGGTGTGGGGGTTCCTTTGGTCTGGCAGGGTGGGGGGCCAGGTGCCAGTGTACCCCATGACCGTGTCCATAATGTTTGTATTTCCTGCCATAAAATGCTTTCACTACATCATCCCCCTCTGTCATCATGCTGGATTTGTTTTGCTACTCATCTCAGTTTAATGACGTTGCAAACGCAGGCACATTGCTTAACTGTGACATTGTTATCAGTTGTTTCTTTAAATTAGCAGATATTTTGTGCATAAGATCTTTTCAGCTCGCAAAATATTTGGACGAAGTTGCTGATTAATAAAATACTTATGGTGTAATTGCCACTTTTTTTCGATAGCAGTCCAAGTACTCTGTTACTGAAAAGGTAATTTAATTACAGTAGTGGATTTCTTATTAATAGATTACTTGCCAACACTAATGCCTAATATTTACACCGATTTAACACAAACGGTTTAACCCATTTCCTCTGAATGGGGGTGTGCCCCTGAcgtcacagcagagagaaaggtGACTAACTACTGCCCAGCTTTATGTTGTATCCTCCTGGCATGATTGGCTAAAACACATCACGGGAGCAACACAACAGccaaaaaaaagcaagaaagcatcactcattcattcattctgctaAATTTCTTAATGATATGCTGAATGTTTTGCATGAGGCCATCATGACACTATATGTGGACGGCACGACTTTTCATGTTTCTGCGTATAGATTTGATCAGGCCGATAGCATGCTGCAGCAAGCAGAACTacgcaacttttttacctcaataaatgtgtttcagaattcctgtgggggtaaacaaagacttgtcacaattcaccggtccctccactccccccggtgTCTGTGTCCtaaaaacagcacttgcaactttcagaggagcagaCCCGACtgcatctcgcgagaacaaacctgttTATGGCACTCAGACAGGAGTACAAGTATAAAgcacgtaaaacaaacatgaaaccctcgttAGCGTTaccaacgccacccttaggtgcgcacggatggcagaaccaaaaagacagaaaaacctttgtctgacgagcagaaaaaaaggaaacgggagtgggacgctctctgcacgtgggggtgggggtggggagtGAGGGTGATGCGGAGAATGCTtccgacagtgagctttcataGGGGACCAGTAGGGGGCGCGCGAGAGTCAAAAGTT
The window above is part of the Salarias fasciatus chromosome 23, fSalaFa1.1, whole genome shotgun sequence genome. Proteins encoded here:
- the LOC115381281 gene encoding coagulation factor XIII B chain-like; the protein is MGYTGTWPPTLPDQRNPHTKQEEAALGPRRWRTQGDSSSWDRCGGMLGETVIENGRVLGDATEYGENEILNYRCDEQFKVANGIPSKCTKVGQIADWIPTPMCEQIRCHLPLPPLRGTTYEPAFKSVFFPGETVTVTCGSTYWIERTDKTFTEATCKGDGEWNIRPVCQEVICSNQRDQFVSYWGVYYWHQKKLGDTASYACKRGYKSQLRDSLSSMSWVFPGASYRWDMPVNTPLLRFP